The following are from one region of the Salvelinus sp. IW2-2015 unplaced genomic scaffold, ASM291031v2 Un_scaffold16276, whole genome shotgun sequence genome:
- the LOC112080348 gene encoding tropomyosin alpha-1 chain isoform X1, with protein sequence MDAIKKKMQMLKLDKENALDRAEGAEGDKKAAEDKSKQLEDDLVALQKKLKGTEDELDKYSESLKDAQEKLEVAEKTATDAEADVASLNRRIQLVEEELDRAQERLATALTKLEEAEKAADESERGMKVIENRASKDEEKMELQDIQLKEAKHIAEEADRKYEEVARKLVIIESDLERTEERAELSEGKCSELEEELKTVTNNLKSLEAQAEKYSQKEDKYEEEIKVLTDKLKEAETRAEFAERSVAKLEKTIDDLEDELYAQKLKYKAISEELDNALNDMTSI encoded by the exons ATGGATGCCATCAAGAAGAAGATGCAGATGCTCAAGCTCGACAAGGAGAATGCCTTGGACAGAGCTGAGGGAGCCGAGGGAGACAAGAAGGCAGCAGAGGACAAGAGCAAACAG CTCGAGGATGACTTGGTAGCTCTGCAGAAGAAGCTGAAGGGAACAGAGGATGAGTTGGACAAGTACTCTGAGTCTCTTAAGGATGCCCAGGAGAAACTTGAGGTGGCTGAGAAGACCGCCACGGAC gCTGAGGCCGATGTCGCTTCCCTTAACAGACGTATCCAGCTAGTTGAGGAGGAGTTGGATCGTGCTCAGGAGCGTCTGGCAACTGCCCTGACCAAGCTGGAGGAGGCTGAGAAGGCGGCTGATGAGTCCGAGAG AGGCATGAAGGTCATTGAGAACAGGGCCTCCAAGGATGAGGAGAAGATGGAGCTGCAGGATATCCAGCTGAAGGAGGCCAAGCACATCGCTGAGGAGGCTGACCGCAAATACGAGGAG GTTGCCCGTAAACTGGTCATCATTGAGAGTGATCTGGAACGTACAGAGGAGCGCGCTGAGCTTTCAGAAGG CAAATGCTCTGAGCTTGAGGAAGAGTTGAAAACTGTCACCAACAACCTGAAGTCACTGGAGGCCCAGGCTGAGAAG TACTCACAGAAGGAGGACAAGTACGAGGAGGAGATCAAGGTCCTCACTGACAAGCTGAAGGAG GCTGAGACTCGTGCTGAGTTCGCTGAGAGATCAGTAGCCAAACTTGAGAAGACCATCGACGACTTGGAAG ATGAGTTGTATGCCCAGAAACTGAAGTACAAGGCCATCAGCGAGGAGCTGGACAACGCCCTCAACGACATGACTTCCAT ATAA
- the LOC112080350 gene encoding pro-neuregulin-4, membrane-bound isoform yields the protein MMADHGDPCNELEVSYCMNGGKCFKIYFMDTLTCLCSENYKGSRCEQYQLFTTAQDAGETGLVAAVVIIVLFILVVLVVVIYYTCKVWKAKPKNQQKSSEQQYWRVEPRV from the exons ATGATGGCAG ACCATGGTGACCCATGCAACGAGTTAGAGGTTTCTTACTGTATGAATGGAGGAAAATGCTTTAAAATTTATTTTATGGATACGCTTACTTGTCT CTGCAGTGAGAACTACAAAGGTAGTCGTTGTGAGCAGTATCAGCTGTTCACCACTGCACAAGATGCAGGGGAGACAGGACTGGTCGCTGCTGTGGTCATCATTGTCCTTTTTATTCTAGTTGTGTTGGTAGTAGTAATCTACTACACCTGCAA GGTATGGAAGGCCAAACCAAAGAACCAGCAGAAAAGCAGTGAACAACAGTATTGGAGAGTAGAGCCCAGAGTATGA
- the LOC112080348 gene encoding tropomyosin alpha-1 chain isoform X2, whose amino-acid sequence MDAIKKKMQMLKLDKENALDRAEGAEGDKKAAEDKSKQLEDDLVALQKKLKGTEDELDKYSESLKDAQEKLEVAEKTATDAEADVASLNRRIQLVEEELDRAQERLATALTKLEEAEKAADESERGMKVIENRASKDEEKMELQDIQLKEAKHIAEEADRKYEEVARKLVIIESDLERTEERAELSEGKCSELEEELKTVTNNLKSLEAQAEKYSQKEDKYEEEIKVLTDKLKEAETRAEFAERSVAKLEKTIDDLEEKLAHAKEENLDMHQMLDQTLMELNNM is encoded by the exons ATGGATGCCATCAAGAAGAAGATGCAGATGCTCAAGCTCGACAAGGAGAATGCCTTGGACAGAGCTGAGGGAGCCGAGGGAGACAAGAAGGCAGCAGAGGACAAGAGCAAACAG CTCGAGGATGACTTGGTAGCTCTGCAGAAGAAGCTGAAGGGAACAGAGGATGAGTTGGACAAGTACTCTGAGTCTCTTAAGGATGCCCAGGAGAAACTTGAGGTGGCTGAGAAGACCGCCACGGAC gCTGAGGCCGATGTCGCTTCCCTTAACAGACGTATCCAGCTAGTTGAGGAGGAGTTGGATCGTGCTCAGGAGCGTCTGGCAACTGCCCTGACCAAGCTGGAGGAGGCTGAGAAGGCGGCTGATGAGTCCGAGAG AGGCATGAAGGTCATTGAGAACAGGGCCTCCAAGGATGAGGAGAAGATGGAGCTGCAGGATATCCAGCTGAAGGAGGCCAAGCACATCGCTGAGGAGGCTGACCGCAAATACGAGGAG GTTGCCCGTAAACTGGTCATCATTGAGAGTGATCTGGAACGTACAGAGGAGCGCGCTGAGCTTTCAGAAGG CAAATGCTCTGAGCTTGAGGAAGAGTTGAAAACTGTCACCAACAACCTGAAGTCACTGGAGGCCCAGGCTGAGAAG TACTCACAGAAGGAGGACAAGTACGAGGAGGAGATCAAGGTCCTCACTGACAAGCTGAAGGAG GCTGAGACTCGTGCTGAGTTCGCTGAGAGATCAGTAGCCAAACTTGAGAAGACCATCGACGACTTGGAAG AGAAACTGGCACATGCTAAAGAAGAGAACCTCGATATGCACCAGATGCTGGACCAGACTCTAATGGAACTAAATAACATGTGA
- the lactb gene encoding serine beta-lactamase-like protein LACTB, mitochondrial isoform X1 yields the protein MSRLFYSPFKRFCVKCKDCSAVTARCYSSLLTPTRCPQLLEQQTFVVLQQQQRKCFGRSRLITSRFYSRSKFWIGGIGAGIVLALGLKYHTDIAELTCEEDFQQTGRYGAAIQVSRDLVQRIKVQDEVGAPGLVVGVSVDGSQVWCEGLGYADLENRVPCGPETVLRIASISKPLTTAAAARLWEEGKLDLDAPVQKYVPEFPQKQFEGEDVTITPRLILSHLSGIRHYEKDDKKVREDREKAKRPLKLPGKEEKSLSENNPKTEDSSTKSKENKQAQKKKEFEQEEYYLKDSYESVIHALDLFKDDILVFKPGTTFLYSTHAFTLLSAVVERAAGQRFLDHMMKMFRELGMLNTVPDENDPIIYNRSRFYHFNKKGRIVNCPYVDNSYKWAGGGFLSTVGDLLLFGNALLFSYQVANLKDCTDLLPGFLKPETAQALWAPVDKTEASWDKDGLYAQGWLVVEKEQKYGQCRSRRHYVSHTGGAVGASSVLLVLPSETVQQPEGLTTALPQGIVVTIITNMQSVGLNSTALKIAHEFDKARG from the exons ATGTCGCGGTTATTTTACTCGCCATTCAAGCGTTTTTGTGTCAAGTGTAAAGATTGTTCTGCGGTGACCGCGCGCTGCTATTCCTCTTTGTTGACTCCAACTCGGTGCCCCCAGCTGTTAGAACAACAGACATTTGTCGTGTTACAACAGCAGCAGAGAAAATGTTTCGGACGTTCACGTCTAATAACTTCTCGGTTTTACTCAAGGTCAAAGTTTTGGATTGGGGGAATAGGTGCGGGCATTGTTTTAGCTTTGGGATTGAAATATCATACTGACATAGCTGAGCTCACATGTGAAGAGGACTTCCAACAAACTGGAAGATATGGTGCTGCCATTCAAGTTAGCAGAGACCTTGTTCAGCGGATAAAGGTACAG GATGAGGTTGGGGCTCCAGGGCTGGTGGTCGGTGTATCTGTGGATGGCTCTCAAGTCTGGTGCGAAG GACTTGGCTATGCTGACTTGGAGAACCGTGTGCCCTGTGGACCAGAGACAGTGCTGAGGATCGCCAGCATCAGTAAACCCCTAactacagcagcagcagcccgCCTGTGGGAGGAGGGGAAGCTTGACCTCGATGCCCCTGTCCAGAAATACGTCCCTGAGTTCCCCCAAAAACAGTTTGAGGGAGAAGAT GTGACAATAACTCCACGGTTGATTCTCTCTCATCTAAGTGGCATACGGCACTACGAGAAGGATGACAAGAAagtgagggaggacagggagaaggCCAAACGACCTTTAAAACTGCCTGGTAAAGAGGAAAAGAGCTTGTCTGAAAACAACCCCAAGACCGAGGACAGCAGCACCAAGAGCAAGGAAAACAAACAGGCTCAGAAGAAAAAAGAGTTTGAGCAAGAAGAGTACTACCTGAAAGACAGCTATGAAAGTGTCATTCATGCCTTGGACCTGTTCAAAGACGACATTCTCGTTTTCAAACCTG GCACCACCTTCTTGTACTCAACCCACGCCTTCACCCTTCTCAGTGCCGTGGTGGAGAGAGCTGCTGGCCAGCGCTTCCTGGATCACATGATGAAGATGTTCAGGGAACTGGGCATGCTCAACACTGTGCCAGATGAGAATGACCCCATTATCTATAACCGCTCAAG gttTTATCATTTCAATAAGAAAGGACGCATAGTAAACTGCCCTTACGTGGATAACTCCTATAAGTGGGCAGGAGGTGGCTTTCTCTCCACTGTGGGAGACCTGCTCCTGTTTGGGAATGCTCTGCTCTTCAGCTACCAAGTGGCCAACCTAAAGGACTGCACAGACCTCCTGCCTGGCTTCCTTAAACCAGAGACAGCCCAGGCTCTGTGGGCCCCTGTGGACAAGACAGAGGCCTCCTGGGATAAGGATGGGCTGTATGCACAGGGCTGGCTGGTGGTGGAGAAGGAGCAGAAGTATGGCCAGTGCAGGAGCCGCAGGCATTATGTCTCGCACACAGGGGGTGCCGTGGGGGCCAGCAGTGTCCTGCTGGTTTTGCCCAGCGAGACAGTCCAGCAGCCCGAAGGACTGACTACAGCCCTACCTCAGGGAATAGTGGTGACCATCATCACTAACATGCAGTCTGTGGGACTCAACAGCACAGCACTGAAAATCGCCCACGAGTTTGACAAAGCCAGAGGCTAA
- the lactb gene encoding serine beta-lactamase-like protein LACTB, mitochondrial isoform X2 encodes MSRLFYSPFKRFCVKCKDCSAVTARCYSSLLTPTRCPQLLEQQTFVVLQQQQRKCFGRSRLITSRFYSRSKFWIGGIGAGIVLALGLKYHTDIAELTCEEDFQQTGRYGAAIQVSRDLVQRIKDEVGAPGLVVGVSVDGSQVWCEGLGYADLENRVPCGPETVLRIASISKPLTTAAAARLWEEGKLDLDAPVQKYVPEFPQKQFEGEDVTITPRLILSHLSGIRHYEKDDKKVREDREKAKRPLKLPGKEEKSLSENNPKTEDSSTKSKENKQAQKKKEFEQEEYYLKDSYESVIHALDLFKDDILVFKPGTTFLYSTHAFTLLSAVVERAAGQRFLDHMMKMFRELGMLNTVPDENDPIIYNRSRFYHFNKKGRIVNCPYVDNSYKWAGGGFLSTVGDLLLFGNALLFSYQVANLKDCTDLLPGFLKPETAQALWAPVDKTEASWDKDGLYAQGWLVVEKEQKYGQCRSRRHYVSHTGGAVGASSVLLVLPSETVQQPEGLTTALPQGIVVTIITNMQSVGLNSTALKIAHEFDKARG; translated from the exons ATGTCGCGGTTATTTTACTCGCCATTCAAGCGTTTTTGTGTCAAGTGTAAAGATTGTTCTGCGGTGACCGCGCGCTGCTATTCCTCTTTGTTGACTCCAACTCGGTGCCCCCAGCTGTTAGAACAACAGACATTTGTCGTGTTACAACAGCAGCAGAGAAAATGTTTCGGACGTTCACGTCTAATAACTTCTCGGTTTTACTCAAGGTCAAAGTTTTGGATTGGGGGAATAGGTGCGGGCATTGTTTTAGCTTTGGGATTGAAATATCATACTGACATAGCTGAGCTCACATGTGAAGAGGACTTCCAACAAACTGGAAGATATGGTGCTGCCATTCAAGTTAGCAGAGACCTTGTTCAGCGGATAAAG GATGAGGTTGGGGCTCCAGGGCTGGTGGTCGGTGTATCTGTGGATGGCTCTCAAGTCTGGTGCGAAG GACTTGGCTATGCTGACTTGGAGAACCGTGTGCCCTGTGGACCAGAGACAGTGCTGAGGATCGCCAGCATCAGTAAACCCCTAactacagcagcagcagcccgCCTGTGGGAGGAGGGGAAGCTTGACCTCGATGCCCCTGTCCAGAAATACGTCCCTGAGTTCCCCCAAAAACAGTTTGAGGGAGAAGAT GTGACAATAACTCCACGGTTGATTCTCTCTCATCTAAGTGGCATACGGCACTACGAGAAGGATGACAAGAAagtgagggaggacagggagaaggCCAAACGACCTTTAAAACTGCCTGGTAAAGAGGAAAAGAGCTTGTCTGAAAACAACCCCAAGACCGAGGACAGCAGCACCAAGAGCAAGGAAAACAAACAGGCTCAGAAGAAAAAAGAGTTTGAGCAAGAAGAGTACTACCTGAAAGACAGCTATGAAAGTGTCATTCATGCCTTGGACCTGTTCAAAGACGACATTCTCGTTTTCAAACCTG GCACCACCTTCTTGTACTCAACCCACGCCTTCACCCTTCTCAGTGCCGTGGTGGAGAGAGCTGCTGGCCAGCGCTTCCTGGATCACATGATGAAGATGTTCAGGGAACTGGGCATGCTCAACACTGTGCCAGATGAGAATGACCCCATTATCTATAACCGCTCAAG gttTTATCATTTCAATAAGAAAGGACGCATAGTAAACTGCCCTTACGTGGATAACTCCTATAAGTGGGCAGGAGGTGGCTTTCTCTCCACTGTGGGAGACCTGCTCCTGTTTGGGAATGCTCTGCTCTTCAGCTACCAAGTGGCCAACCTAAAGGACTGCACAGACCTCCTGCCTGGCTTCCTTAAACCAGAGACAGCCCAGGCTCTGTGGGCCCCTGTGGACAAGACAGAGGCCTCCTGGGATAAGGATGGGCTGTATGCACAGGGCTGGCTGGTGGTGGAGAAGGAGCAGAAGTATGGCCAGTGCAGGAGCCGCAGGCATTATGTCTCGCACACAGGGGGTGCCGTGGGGGCCAGCAGTGTCCTGCTGGTTTTGCCCAGCGAGACAGTCCAGCAGCCCGAAGGACTGACTACAGCCCTACCTCAGGGAATAGTGGTGACCATCATCACTAACATGCAGTCTGTGGGACTCAACAGCACAGCACTGAAAATCGCCCACGAGTTTGACAAAGCCAGAGGCTAA